A DNA window from Porites lutea chromosome 6, jaPorLute2.1, whole genome shotgun sequence contains the following coding sequences:
- the LOC140940594 gene encoding uncharacterized protein: MSVLRTNEKGFGKLDDKLKTSPTSEHQITQEKIDLLKHSVERNPFDIWFFKDRFRSQAVKILFTRLWNNGIVFRGKTAKSLKNAILRSLNGENINIVIMGGSISAGGGLNYDREDLRGVYYRVFADWWQKAVEPFTDSSAKIHNLAIGGTCSNFFAFCYRALLGPGTDIDLALLDFTVNDYMQFAGSKFPSALPLEQLIREVLGEKTSPSILFVNFVQGQANIPVCNNLENHGQTMLAQNYGITSITLRNFLCSSPSRGRKYPRLYTSDGNHPSILAHAQIGLMIIHYVRKIILEVIASLAISKRTFPNVPLPSNRKNVVLNRNSPNLSDLPKPVFTKNLMEFLDNPRCFTRIVPDATQTSLAHQTLQVKVIGKSRFQVLEKTFINRPGHVTPVKTPNYGLQKFRTDAYSGWMAHSRNSILELEIFLPLVKLSSMDKRYMMKGEPKRSVVIAIRTHTNGATASVWVDEFEENGVLIKTSSPFGHTRLHTIVQHVTQDRHVLSFRTETPGVFILVGVMIGPVYK, translated from the coding sequence ATGTCTGTGTTAAGGACAAACGAAAAAGGATTTGGCAAGCTAGATGACAAACTAAAGACGTCACCTACTTCTGAACATCAGATAACTCAAGAAAAAATCGATCTACTCAAGCACTCAGTTGAAAGGAATCCTTTCGACATATGGTTTTTCAAAGACCGTTTTCGCTCTCAAGCAGTTAAAATATTGTTTACAAGACTTTGGAACAATGGTATTGTCTTTAGAGGTAAAACAGCGAAAAGCTTAAAGAATGCTATCCTACGATCACTTAACGGTGAAAATATAAACATTGTTATAATGGGAGGTTCAATCTCAGCAGGTGGAGGATTAAACTACGACAGAGAAGACCTCAGGGGAGTGTACTACCGCGTTTTTGCTGACTGGTGGCAGAAAGCCGTAGAACCTTTTACGGATTCCTCCGCTAAAATTCATAACCTGGCTATTGGTGGAACATGCAgtaacttttttgctttttgttacAGAGCGTTACTAGGCCCAGGCACTGACATAGACCTGGCGCTTCTTGACTTTACCGTCAACGATTACATGCAGTTTGCAGGTTCCAAATTTCCCTCAGCCTTACCGTTAGAACAGCTCATTCGAGAAGTTCTGGGGGAGAAAACATCCCCATCCATTCTTTTCGTAAACTTTGTTCAAGGACAAGCAAACATTCCCGTATGTAATAACCTAGAGAACCACGGTCAAACAATGCTCGCACAAAATTATGGAATAACCTCAATAACTCTCCGTAATTTCCTCTGCTCGAGTCCATCAAGAGGCAGAAAGTATCCAAGACTGTATACCTCTGATGGTAACCACCCGAGTATTTTGGCTCACGCACAAATCGGTTTAATGATTATACATTATGTGCGAAAGATAATCTTAGAAGTAATTGCCAGCTTGGCCATTTCTAAGAGAACTTTTCCAAATGTACCTTTGCCTTCAAATCgcaaaaatgtggttttaaacCGTAATTCTCCAAATCTCAGTGATCTCCCAAAACCAGTGTTTACGAAGAATCTGATGGAATTTCTTGACAATCCACGCTGTTTTACACGCATTGTACCGGATGCCACCCAAACGTCGTTAGCACATCAAACACTTCAGGTAAAAGTAATCGGAAAATCCAGATTTCAGGTTTTGGAGAAGACGTTCATAAATCGACCGGGCCACGTGACTCCAGTCAAGACTCCTAACTATGGCTTACAGAAATTTCGGACGGATGCTTATAGTGGATGGATGGCGCATTCTAGGAATTCTATTCTTGAACTGGAAATATTCCTGCCATTAGTCAAATTGTCCTCTATGGATAAACGATATATGATGAAGGGTGAACCTAAAAGAAGCGTTGTTATAGCCATTCGAACGCACACAAATGGGGCAACCGCCAGTGTTTGGGTCGACGAGTTCGAGGAAAATGGAGTTTTGATAAAAACTAGCTCCCCCTTTGGACACACCAGACTCCATACCATTGTTCAGCACGTGACACAGGATCGTCATGTGCTAAGTTTTAGGACAGAGACGCCCGGGGTTTTTATTTTAGTGGGTGTGATGATCGGACCAGTATACAAGTGA